A DNA window from Brassica napus cultivar Da-Ae chromosome C1, Da-Ae, whole genome shotgun sequence contains the following coding sequences:
- the LOC106373208 gene encoding uncharacterized protein LOC106373208, producing MYLKKPNWSDGPSATPENPSESENGEETDAATMVVEELVTSLNTQRLYRELTLSLRTGLRDACAEFSFLRIRGLRSLLKTLRSIAESDSIIRLFSHTQTVSDLQLVPVLFRHSLKEAEDDRVTSLDHIFSVEPMKITSPSTDDEVAVALRVLEGCCLLHPQSTVLAHKHGAVRVMMNILSTRGVLEQGACLDALISILLDSSANQVDFGACNGIEEVAMLMRDKQADENLRLRCGEFLLLLVGHVNGKDRSPIASVNEDIRRLLGEKSASLIWAASQFGSTGDPEQRITALHIQAGRVLESLDLY from the exons ATGTATCTGAAGAAGCCGAACTGGAGCGATGGCCCGTCAGCGACGCCGGAGAATCCGTCGGAATCGGAGAACGGTGAGGAGACCGACGCGGCGACGATGGTAGTTGAAGAGCTGGTGACATCACTCAACACACAGAGACTCTACAGGGAGCTAACACTATCCCTCCGAACAGGCTTACGCGACGCTTGCGCTGAATTCTCCTTCCTCCGCATCCGCGGCCTTCGATCTCTTCTCAAAACTCTCCGATCTATCGCCGAATCAGACTCCATCATTCGCCTCTTCTCCCACACCCAAACCGTCTCCGATCTCCAAC TGGTTCCGGTGCTTTTTCGACATTCGTTGAAAGAAGCGGAGGATGATAGAGTGACGAGCTTAGATCACATATTCAGCGTTGAGCCGATGAAGATAACGAGTCCTTCTACGGATGATGAGGTCGCGGTTGCTCTTAGGGTTCTCGAAGGGTGCTGCCTTCTCCATCCTCAGAGCACTGTTCTCGCTCATAAACACGGCGCAGTCCGC gTAATGATGAATATATTGTCAACACGAGGAGTACTTGAGCAAGGTGCCTGCTTAGATGCCTTAATCTCAATCTTGCTGGATTCTTCAGCAAACCAGGTG GATTTTGGAGCCTGCAATGGGATTGAGGAGGTTGCAATGCTCATGCGAGACAAACAAGCTGATGAAAATCTCAG GTTAAGATGCGGAGAGTTCTTACTACTGTTAGTTGGACATGTGAATGGGAAGGATCGATCGCCCATTGCGAGTGTAAATGAAGACATTAGGCGCCTTTTGGGTGAAAAATCCGCTTCTTTGATATGGGCTGCGAGTCAATTCGGTTCAACAGGTGATCCTGAGCAAAGAATCACTGCTCTTCACATCCAGGCTGGTAGAGTGCTCGAGTCCCTTGACTTGTACTAA
- the LOC106376125 gene encoding ATPase GET3C-like translates to MLHHLVYDEISVISKVLQYMESPEYNRFTHIVLDTTPTEHTLRLLSLSDFYDSSIGKIKLKKKITAAASAFMSVFGKKEIQQQRPSNELDQLKERMEKVLNVFSEVDTTEFVIVMVIN, encoded by the exons ATGCTGCATCACCTGGTATACGACGAAATATCAGTTATATCCAAG GTTCTTCAATATATGGAGTCACCAGAATACAATAGGTTTACACATATAGTCCTCGATACTACTCCCACg GAACATACTCTGCGGCTTCTTTCTCTGTCCGATTTCTATGATTCTTCAATTGGCAAAATAAAG CTCAAGAAGAAGATCACTGCGGCAGCTTCAGCCTTTATGTCTGTCTTTGGTAAAAAGGAGATACAACAACAAAGACCT tcCAACGAGTTGGACCAACTGAAAGAGAGAATGGAGAAAGTTCTAAATGTTTTCAGTGAAGTGGACACTACTGAGTTTGTCATT GTCATGGTAATAAACTGA